A section of the bacterium SCSIO 12696 genome encodes:
- a CDS encoding 6,7-dimethyl-8-ribityllumazine synthase produces the protein MNQIQDIKIAFIQAGWHRDIVQQSYLAFADALKQNGLDPQQIDIVDVPGSLEIPLQAQLLAKTGKYHLIVAAGLVVDGGIYRHDFVAQAVLDGIMRVQLDCEVPILSVVLTPHHFQESEAHLKFFYDHFSIKGKEAAMAAIQTLQNAMALKDNQ, from the coding sequence ATGAATCAGATTCAAGACATAAAAATCGCCTTTATTCAGGCTGGCTGGCATCGTGACATTGTTCAGCAGAGTTACCTGGCGTTTGCAGACGCACTCAAGCAAAATGGCCTGGACCCTCAGCAAATTGACATTGTTGATGTACCGGGCAGCCTGGAGATTCCACTGCAAGCCCAGCTGCTGGCAAAAACCGGGAAGTACCATTTAATTGTGGCTGCCGGGCTGGTGGTTGACGGCGGCATCTATCGCCATGACTTTGTGGCACAAGCGGTGCTGGATGGCATTATGCGGGTACAGCTGGATTGCGAGGTGCCCATTCTGTCGGTTGTGCTAACGCCCCACCACTTTCAGGAATCAGAAGCCCACCTCAAGTTTTTTTACGATCACTTTTCCATCAAGGGAAAAGAGGCCGCTATGGCGGCTATACAAACCTTACAGAACGCCATGGCGCTGAAAGACAACCAGTAA